AGGATAGACAGAGAAAGGGATGATGTCGAGGGAGCGCAAGAAAGTGGCTGCTCTGCAGGAGAAGCTGCAAATCCTCCGCTCTATCACTCACTCCCATGCTGTAATTGATCTTCTTAATTAGTTTGTCGATTTCCGTTTCAGTTATCCATATGCTTTTCTTAACTCTCCATTGATtaatacatatatatagttcTGTGATCTTTACCTTGCTAGCGTGATCTTTCTTTTGGGTGATTAAATCGATCTAATGCATGGCTGCAGTTGAGCAACACGTCCATAATCATGGACGCTTCGAAGTACATCAAGGAGCTGAAGCAGAAGGTCGTGATGCTGAACCAGGAGATCGCTTGCGCGCAAGACTCTCGCAGCAAGCAGAGCTCCTACCCGACGGTACGTACGATTTATAGacgtacatatatacatattacTAGTATGCGTGATTTTGTTTCGTACCACTATGTATATACATATTACTAGTATGCGTGATTTTGTTTCGTACCACTATTTATACACGGTATTATATCAGTTCACATGATAACAAGTCAGTGAAGTTTGGACCGAAAAGGTGAACAGTAGATATGTGTAGGACCCGCGTGTACTCACATGCATAAAAGCTTCCAAAGCCCTGCATTTATCAGTTGCTGATCGATCGCATCGATTTGGTCGAATGAAATCAAACTAGTAAGgatacatatatatgcagGTGACCGTTGAAACCCTAGGACACGGGTCGTTCCTCGTCAACGTGTTCTCCGACAAGAGCTGCCCGGGGCTTCTCGTTTCCATCCTCGAGGCCTTCGACGACCTGGGCCTTGGGGTCCTGGAAGCCACCGCCGCTTGCGCCGACACATTCCGCCTAGAAGCCATAGGAGGGGAGGTAATTAATTGGCAGATTTTAGGCCGAATTAACAGATCACAGAAGATCAAGGTGCGCCATGGCGATCCAATGTACTAACCTCGTACGTAAAGTAATTTCCATTTCTTGTGCTGGCGCAGAACCTGGCGGAGAACGTGGACGAGCACGTGGTGAAGCAGGCCGTGCTCCGGGCCATAAGCGCCTGCTCCTCCCAgtccccgagcgccggcgccgagcacgACGACGAGCAAATATAGCGCAGTACGACGTCGAGCTAGCGCCCATGATAGCATCTCCGGCGTCGATCGATCGTGTGAAaatctgcatcgatcgatcatatATATTAGTTAATGATCTGTATCATTATCTCTCTATATATCTCTCCCTCGATCTCATTCCTTCCTATTCGTTCACCTGTGTGTGGGCACTAGTGCGATCAATGCATATGGCTCGTCGTCGTAGCTAATTAATTCCGTGAATCAGCACGATATATATATCCTGTAATGCTAGCAGTCAATTAGGGGATGAGCGGGGGATAATATGAAAATAATCAAGAGTGATCTTGATTATGCATGTAACATGTGATGGCCAGGTCTGGAAGCTAAGCTAATCGGAGCTAGTAATTGGCCTATTATTGTATGAACTCTTCTTTATGCATGATGAATTGGACCGATAATAACATGCACGTCCATGAATAATGCCCCCTTGTCCCACCGATCGAATAATAcaatagctagctagccccaTGCATGAAGCTGATGAGATCATCAGGGCCTGCCTGACCACGCATATGCACGAGCACAACAGTTCTTGCGTCGTTGCAGAAGAGCTCGATCTTGCTAGGCTCCGAAACGATATACTCCTATATAATGAGTCACTAAAAAGGCAGAACAATGGAGCCCAATGTTTCACCGTACGTAATGCGATCATTGGTCCAATTTTTGAAGAAGCGCGCGACTCAATTATCTTACAAGTAGTAGTCACAGTCATCAGATAGTACTGCAACCCAGAACTGGTCATTAGTTCTTTACTGTAACCCATGAGATTAATTACCCTGACGATCGATGAAAGGGGGAAGGAGCAGCaaaggccggccggccgggttcCAAAAACCGCGGAAAGCAACCAACGATAAG
This is a stretch of genomic DNA from Brachypodium distachyon strain Bd21 chromosome 1, Brachypodium_distachyon_v3.0, whole genome shotgun sequence. It encodes these proteins:
- the LOC100836923 gene encoding uncharacterized protein LOC100836923 — translated: MMSRERKKVAALQEKLQILRSITHSHALSNTSIIMDASKYIKELKQKVVMLNQEIACAQDSRSKQSSYPTVTVETLGHGSFLVNVFSDKSCPGLLVSILEAFDDLGLGVLEATAACADTFRLEAIGGENLAENVDEHVVKQAVLRAISACSSQSPSAGAEHDDEQI